In Elusimicrobiota bacterium, a single genomic region encodes these proteins:
- a CDS encoding adenosylcobalamin-dependent ribonucleoside-diphosphate reductase — MKSKSTDTATIHRKLPKISVTENQAKVIKDKYLRDAPSIETWLDGVAHNIALAEILFHSDAEKWGVFEGVDHKVHVAAGQAAAAPSRMILFHEGSSESGQREANFLRLVKNLETVYSKVPEARKLADAAGAKFFEMLSNWDFLPNSPTLMNAGRELQQLSACYVLPVPDSMEAITKALSAQSLIQKSGGGTGFAFSRLRPKGDIVKKTQGVASGAVSFMQIFDKLTDVVKQGGTRRGANMGILHYTHPEIKEFITMKSQPGVMENFNVSVAVDEKFMKAVAADAEYDLVNPHSKEPMGKARAKEIFDLMVDYAWKTGDPGFIVIDRINNSGSNPTPAIGQIESTNPCGEQPLLPWEPCNLGSINLANFVEGELMRGKFNFKRLAATVHTAVRFLDDVIEVNNYPLPEIEQLAKGNRRIGLGVMGYAEALVKMGIAFDSPASLDFATKLMRFINDTAMAASEALAKDRGTFPNWKNSIYDPESIHYRNENRAPRHCARTTIAPTGTIAIAAGLQGSGIEPFFAIAYTRYNAKALDAIKKGETPAPQDVFFEVNPLFKEVAERNNFFGLAEGELWNRINENHKAVRGIPEIPAPIQKLFATAHDVSVDFHVKIQAAFQEHTDNGVSKTINLPNSATAEDVRSAYLMAYKLGCKGITIYRDGSKTQQVLNLASTPTKSRRRDLSQTFGVSSEYYFIKTGYGPLHIHINYDERGPYQVFTNIPPLGTEIAALTSLVGILLSKYLAEGGDPLRILKHLNSVKGDKTIGFGDSRVNSIAHAISIALRQHLKKTGWLTESEDAAQQKDSSEMAALPLAEFCPKCYSSNVAHESGCSGPTCHDCGYSECS; from the coding sequence GTGAAATCAAAATCAACCGACACGGCCACCATCCACCGGAAGCTGCCCAAAATCAGCGTGACCGAGAACCAGGCCAAGGTCATCAAGGATAAATACCTTCGCGACGCGCCGAGCATCGAGACCTGGCTGGACGGAGTGGCCCACAACATCGCCCTGGCGGAAATCCTATTCCACTCAGACGCCGAGAAGTGGGGCGTTTTCGAGGGCGTCGACCACAAAGTCCACGTTGCCGCCGGCCAAGCCGCGGCAGCCCCGTCGCGCATGATCCTTTTCCACGAGGGCAGCTCCGAATCCGGGCAGCGCGAGGCCAATTTCCTGCGCCTGGTCAAGAACCTCGAGACGGTCTATTCCAAAGTGCCGGAGGCCCGCAAACTCGCCGATGCCGCCGGCGCCAAGTTCTTCGAGATGCTCTCCAATTGGGACTTCCTGCCCAACTCCCCCACCTTAATGAACGCGGGCCGGGAGCTGCAGCAGCTTTCCGCCTGCTACGTCCTGCCCGTGCCGGACTCCATGGAGGCGATCACCAAGGCCCTCTCGGCCCAGTCCCTGATCCAGAAATCCGGGGGAGGGACGGGTTTCGCCTTCAGCCGTCTGCGCCCGAAAGGCGACATCGTCAAGAAAACCCAGGGCGTGGCCTCCGGCGCCGTCTCCTTCATGCAGATCTTCGACAAGCTGACCGACGTGGTCAAGCAGGGCGGAACCAGGCGCGGGGCTAACATGGGCATCCTCCACTATACCCATCCAGAGATCAAGGAGTTCATCACCATGAAGTCCCAGCCGGGAGTCATGGAGAATTTCAATGTATCGGTCGCGGTGGATGAAAAATTCATGAAGGCCGTGGCCGCCGACGCCGAGTACGACCTCGTCAACCCCCACAGCAAGGAGCCGATGGGCAAGGCGCGCGCCAAGGAGATTTTCGACCTCATGGTGGACTACGCCTGGAAGACCGGAGACCCCGGCTTCATCGTGATCGACCGCATCAACAACTCTGGCTCCAACCCCACACCCGCTATCGGGCAAATCGAGAGCACCAATCCCTGCGGCGAGCAGCCGCTGCTTCCTTGGGAGCCCTGCAACCTGGGCTCCATCAACCTCGCGAACTTCGTGGAAGGCGAGCTCATGAGGGGAAAGTTCAATTTCAAGCGCCTGGCCGCCACGGTGCACACGGCCGTGCGCTTCCTCGATGACGTGATAGAGGTCAACAACTACCCCCTGCCGGAGATCGAGCAGTTGGCCAAGGGCAACCGCCGCATCGGGCTCGGGGTCATGGGCTACGCAGAGGCCCTGGTCAAGATGGGGATCGCCTTCGACTCTCCGGCGTCCCTCGACTTCGCGACCAAGCTCATGCGCTTCATCAACGACACGGCCATGGCCGCCTCGGAGGCCCTGGCCAAGGACCGCGGGACTTTCCCCAATTGGAAGAACTCGATCTACGACCCAGAGAGCATCCACTACCGCAACGAAAACCGCGCCCCGCGCCACTGCGCGCGCACGACCATCGCGCCCACCGGCACGATCGCCATCGCTGCCGGGCTCCAGGGAAGCGGCATCGAGCCGTTCTTCGCCATCGCCTACACTCGCTACAACGCCAAGGCCTTGGACGCCATCAAGAAGGGCGAGACCCCGGCGCCCCAGGACGTGTTCTTCGAGGTCAACCCTCTCTTTAAGGAAGTGGCCGAGCGCAACAACTTCTTTGGGCTGGCAGAGGGTGAGCTTTGGAACCGCATAAACGAGAATCACAAGGCCGTGCGGGGCATCCCCGAGATCCCCGCTCCCATCCAAAAGCTCTTCGCCACGGCCCACGACGTGTCCGTGGACTTCCACGTCAAGATCCAGGCAGCTTTCCAAGAGCACACCGACAACGGAGTCTCCAAGACCATCAACCTGCCCAACTCGGCCACGGCCGAGGACGTGCGAAGCGCCTACCTCATGGCCTACAAGCTCGGCTGCAAGGGGATCACCATTTACCGCGACGGCTCCAAGACCCAGCAGGTCTTGAACCTCGCATCCACCCCGACCAAGAGCCGGCGGCGGGACCTCTCGCAGACTTTCGGGGTCTCCTCCGAGTACTACTTCATCAAGACCGGCTACGGCCCCCTCCACATCCACATCAACTACGATGAGCGCGGGCCTTACCAGGTCTTCACGAACATCCCGCCGCTGGGGACCGAGATCGCGGCCTTGACCTCTCTGGTCGGCATCCTCCTCTCCAAGTACCTGGCGGAGGGAGGCGACCCCTTGAGGATCCTCAAGCACCTGAACTCGGTCAAGGGAGACAAGACCATCGGCTTCGGGGACAGCCGGGTCAACTCCATCGCCCACGCGATCTCGATTGCTCTGCGCCAGCACTTGAAGAAGACCGGCTGGCTCACCGAATCCGAGGACGCGGCCCAGCAGAAGGACAGCTCGGAGATGGCGGCCCTGCCTCTGGCGGAGTTCTGCCCCAAGTGCTATTCCTCCAACGTGGCCCACGAGTCGGGCTGCTCAGGCCCCACCTGCCACGACTGCGGCTATTCGGAGTGCTCGTAA
- a CDS encoding carboxypeptidase regulatory-like domain-containing protein, with protein MSHCKRGMTLVEILVAISILTVGVIGFMGAFKYISKSIHLSRTTTLASNLAQEKVETLKNLSYYKLLISTSSSVDTDFSPGLTYDNSNYPPETISIGGITFTRYTYVALAQIDSDIISTVTYTYPDTGMKQITVHVKWREGAVNKKVYLTNLLENPNVSPLDTSISGTISKTGGGALAGAVVRAEQNPDYNAVSDASGGYSFQVYHGSYTVRASSAGYYDAVSPQVYAARGTPASASLTLTAIGTGTVAGNAWISSNVVISQIVAGTNTVVGDGSTQGVEYVELFNPTTHSINIGSGASYNLYVGYKRHAADGGSNFCGTDEPMTFVSTYVASGKYYLIANATSFYVAGVQVAADAYWDSSLYDDRIRSAQSGCLYLTLDCSDSASRIDSVGWTNNGGSSPPSDCTEGTAISLAGQGGLATANQLVRISSPLLVSDDYGKAYDSNNNLTDFLYPYAGFSGISYRPYTMSNSSQTVISGIPAVGASIAASDPYSGSAIATAAYVSSGTLSILYAPFSFVGVTTGTWNVVIASGSFYADVATVTVVQNSTTSIPNAATVNPWRVSNVYAVMMDTSSLNGFVRGLVTDVNNNKLSGIQVLAGGVTKTTGANGTYFASVASGTVIVIANPNNTDPAYVQVIAMPTVNTGQITDQDFILTKGGALQGYLTSGTSPLPNFVVTANISGSQYGSGTSNTSGYFTIRNLSTATYTVQPVLEAGQDSSPNTITATVSSTATVFIGTFTVSGAFGNIIGSVTVNGSILTSGSLVLASTAALASSPPPIVASSAPAQAPVYAVSSLADGTFELPVRGNSTYFLSVYVPVVATNGTTVTITTKTYSTIFVSPSADKTQNISVP; from the coding sequence ATGAGCCACTGCAAGCGCGGCATGACTTTGGTCGAAATTCTGGTGGCCATCAGTATTTTGACCGTCGGAGTGATCGGCTTCATGGGCGCCTTCAAGTACATCAGCAAGTCCATCCACCTTTCCCGGACCACGACCTTGGCGAGCAACCTCGCCCAGGAGAAGGTGGAGACCCTGAAGAACCTCAGCTATTACAAGCTTCTCATCTCCACGTCCTCGAGCGTGGACACTGACTTCAGCCCGGGCCTCACCTACGACAATTCGAACTACCCTCCAGAGACGATCTCGATCGGTGGGATCACCTTCACCCGCTACACCTACGTAGCCCTGGCCCAAATAGACAGCGACATCATCTCGACGGTCACCTACACCTACCCGGACACGGGGATGAAGCAGATCACGGTGCACGTCAAATGGAGGGAAGGGGCCGTCAACAAGAAAGTTTACCTCACCAACCTCCTAGAGAATCCCAATGTCAGCCCCTTGGACACCAGCATCTCGGGAACCATCAGCAAAACGGGAGGCGGAGCCCTCGCCGGAGCCGTGGTCCGCGCCGAGCAAAATCCCGACTACAACGCCGTGTCCGATGCCTCGGGAGGCTATTCCTTCCAAGTCTACCACGGCTCCTACACGGTGAGGGCCTCATCGGCGGGGTACTACGACGCGGTCTCGCCCCAGGTTTACGCCGCGCGGGGGACCCCGGCCTCGGCCAGCCTCACCCTCACGGCCATCGGCACCGGAACCGTGGCCGGCAACGCCTGGATCAGCTCCAACGTGGTGATAAGCCAGATAGTGGCCGGAACCAACACCGTGGTCGGCGACGGCTCGACTCAGGGGGTCGAGTACGTGGAGCTCTTCAACCCCACGACCCACTCCATCAACATCGGCTCGGGCGCCAGCTACAACCTCTACGTCGGCTACAAACGGCACGCGGCCGACGGGGGCAGTAACTTTTGCGGGACCGATGAGCCGATGACCTTTGTCTCGACGTATGTCGCCTCGGGAAAGTATTACCTCATCGCCAACGCGACCTCCTTCTACGTCGCGGGAGTCCAGGTCGCGGCCGACGCATATTGGGACAGCAGTCTCTACGACGACCGCATCAGGAGCGCGCAGAGCGGCTGCCTTTACCTGACGCTCGACTGCAGCGATTCGGCAAGCCGCATCGACTCGGTGGGCTGGACCAACAACGGGGGCTCCTCCCCTCCCTCCGACTGCACCGAGGGGACAGCCATCAGCCTGGCGGGCCAGGGGGGCCTGGCCACCGCAAATCAACTGGTGCGCATCTCGAGCCCTCTTCTGGTGAGCGACGACTACGGCAAGGCCTACGACTCCAACAACAACCTCACCGACTTCCTATACCCCTACGCAGGATTCTCCGGCATCAGCTATCGGCCCTACACCATGTCGAACTCCTCGCAAACCGTCATCTCCGGCATTCCCGCGGTCGGGGCCTCGATCGCGGCCAGCGACCCCTACTCGGGCTCGGCCATCGCCACGGCCGCCTACGTTTCGAGCGGCACCTTGAGCATCCTCTACGCCCCCTTCAGCTTCGTGGGAGTCACCACCGGGACCTGGAACGTGGTCATCGCCAGCGGCAGCTTCTACGCCGACGTCGCCACCGTGACCGTCGTCCAGAACAGCACCACGAGCATCCCGAACGCCGCCACCGTCAACCCCTGGCGGGTGAGCAACGTCTACGCCGTCATGATGGACACTTCGAGCTTGAATGGTTTCGTGAGGGGGCTTGTCACCGACGTCAACAACAATAAGCTCAGCGGCATCCAGGTCCTGGCCGGCGGGGTGACCAAGACCACTGGCGCCAACGGAACCTATTTCGCCTCGGTAGCAAGCGGCACCGTCATCGTCATCGCCAATCCCAACAATACCGACCCGGCCTACGTCCAGGTGATCGCCATGCCGACGGTCAACACCGGGCAAATCACGGACCAGGACTTCATCCTCACCAAGGGCGGGGCTTTGCAGGGCTACCTCACCTCAGGAACTTCGCCGCTCCCCAATTTCGTGGTCACGGCCAACATCTCGGGCAGCCAGTACGGCTCCGGGACGTCCAACACCTCGGGATACTTCACCATCCGCAACCTTTCCACGGCCACCTACACGGTCCAGCCGGTCCTGGAGGCGGGCCAGGACTCCAGCCCCAACACCATCACGGCCACGGTGAGCTCCACGGCCACGGTGTTCATAGGGACGTTCACCGTCTCCGGGGCCTTCGGAAATATCATCGGCTCGGTGACGGTGAACGGCTCGATTCTCACCTCGGGCTCGCTCGTCCTGGCCTCGACTGCGGCCCTGGCGAGCTCTCCGCCGCCCATCGTCGCCTCCTCGGCCCCGGCCCAAGCCCCGGTTTACGCGGTCTCGAGCCTGGCCGATGGGACCTTCGAGCTGCCGGTGCGCGGCAACTCCACGTATTTTCTGAGCGTGTACGTCCCCGTGGTGGCCACCAACGGAACTACCGTTACCATCACCACCAAGACCTACTCCACTATTTTCGTCAGCCCCAGCGCCGACAAGACCCAGAACATCTCCGTGCCATGA
- a CDS encoding type II secretion system protein: MRMMRASRGYTLTELMMVVGIVGIVASTGPTLMTKLEDFYLMSTARSEIQRDARASLDTINRYLRQAVNGTIVIDADSSQGPYSRIRFKHVDGRYMEFRQSGNQLIQVIDSNSSVISKNLTYIAFSFPRTDDPTIISVSLTMSKAIQLSRTKVLELTIEKVRVMN, from the coding sequence ATGAGAATGATGAGAGCCAGTCGCGGCTATACCTTGACCGAGCTCATGATGGTCGTGGGCATCGTGGGAATCGTGGCCAGCACCGGCCCGACCTTGATGACCAAGCTCGAGGATTTCTACCTCATGAGCACGGCCCGCAGCGAGATCCAGCGCGACGCCCGAGCCAGTCTCGATACCATCAACCGGTATCTGCGCCAGGCCGTCAACGGCACGATCGTGATCGACGCCGACTCAAGCCAGGGACCGTACTCGCGCATTCGCTTTAAGCACGTGGACGGGCGCTACATGGAGTTCCGGCAGAGCGGCAACCAGCTGATACAGGTGATAGACTCCAATTCGTCGGTGATCAGCAAGAATCTAACCTACATCGCCTTCAGTTTCCCGAGAACCGACGACCCCACCATCATCAGCGTCTCATTGACCATGAGCAAGGCCATCCAGCTCAGCCGCACCAAGGTCCTGGAGCTAACCATCGAAAAGGTCCGGGTGATGAATTGA
- the tmk gene encoding dTMP kinase, producing MKRGAFIVLEGPDKSGKSTQATMLARHLRRAGIPFVHTREPGGTSFAEAVRRVLLDPKHKVAPLAELLLYEAARAQHTEEKLRPALERGELVLCERYTLATLAYQGFARGLPMGLVRGLNRTATGGLKPDLTIVLDIPEAQFAKRDKDRRHDRLERESSLFRKKVRQGYRALARREPGVVLLNGRRILESVHQDILRRIARFLP from the coding sequence ATGAAGAGAGGCGCTTTCATCGTCCTGGAAGGGCCCGACAAAAGCGGGAAATCAACCCAAGCGACGATGCTGGCCAGGCATCTACGCCGGGCGGGCATCCCCTTCGTCCATACCCGAGAGCCGGGGGGAACCTCCTTCGCCGAGGCCGTGCGCCGCGTGCTCCTCGACCCCAAGCATAAGGTAGCGCCCCTGGCCGAGCTCCTTTTATACGAGGCGGCCCGGGCCCAGCACACCGAGGAGAAGCTCCGTCCGGCCTTGGAGCGCGGCGAGCTCGTGCTTTGCGAGCGTTACACCTTGGCAACCTTAGCTTACCAGGGCTTCGCTCGGGGCCTTCCCATGGGCCTGGTGCGGGGCTTGAACCGGACGGCTACGGGGGGGCTCAAGCCGGATCTGACCATCGTCCTCGACATCCCCGAAGCCCAGTTCGCCAAGCGCGACAAGGACAGGAGGCACGACCGCCTGGAACGGGAATCCTCGCTTTTCAGAAAGAAGGTCCGCCAAGGCTACCGGGCCCTGGCGCGGCGCGAGCCGGGAGTGGTCCTTTTAAACGGCAGGCGGATCCTCGAAAGCGTCCACCAGGACATCCTGCGCCGGATCGCGAGGTTCCTGCCGTGA
- a CDS encoding DNA polymerase III subunit: MIFSAIKGQERAARLLEGFLKNRRLPSALLLAGLDGVGKALMARELAKALVCAEPKGMEPCGACPDCLMADKGVHPDIKSVNAAYQASLRQEEAGKQRTLRVETVRHLRRDMEMESMSGGWKTAIMEEAHSLEIEAANALLKILEEPPRKTLWILTTSQKERLPKTVLSRCFCVRLAPLKESVIEKILMERGLDSDRAKSSARSSEGSASRAIELCQAQLPTLEDPLAAFAAAESLPKELYQARTSAELALFALGQNLRLKILSGRAPFSKVENALRRIQTLRSALRSNADPKAVLALACLEAQGCLS; encoded by the coding sequence GTGATTTTTTCCGCGATAAAGGGGCAGGAGCGCGCGGCTCGCCTCCTCGAGGGCTTCCTCAAGAACCGAAGGCTCCCTTCGGCCCTCCTCCTGGCCGGTCTCGATGGCGTGGGCAAGGCCCTCATGGCCCGGGAGCTGGCCAAGGCCCTGGTCTGCGCCGAGCCCAAGGGCATGGAGCCCTGCGGCGCGTGCCCCGACTGCCTCATGGCGGACAAGGGAGTCCATCCCGACATCAAGTCGGTCAACGCCGCCTATCAAGCGAGCCTGCGTCAGGAGGAGGCCGGCAAGCAAAGGACTCTCCGCGTAGAGACGGTCCGGCACCTGCGCCGGGATATGGAAATGGAATCCATGAGCGGCGGCTGGAAAACGGCCATAATGGAGGAGGCCCACTCCCTCGAGATCGAGGCGGCCAACGCCCTTCTGAAAATACTGGAGGAGCCGCCGCGCAAAACCCTTTGGATATTGACCACTTCCCAAAAAGAAAGGCTTCCCAAGACCGTCCTCTCTCGTTGCTTCTGCGTGCGCTTGGCGCCGCTGAAGGAATCCGTCATAGAGAAAATCCTAATGGAGAGAGGGTTAGACTCCGACCGGGCCAAGAGCTCGGCCCGGTCATCCGAAGGCTCGGCCAGCCGCGCGATAGAGCTTTGCCAAGCCCAGCTCCCGACGCTGGAGGACCCTCTGGCGGCTTTCGCGGCGGCCGAGAGCCTGCCCAAGGAGCTTTACCAGGCCCGGACCTCGGCCGAACTCGCCCTGTTCGCCCTCGGCCAAAATCTTCGCCTGAAGATATTGAGCGGCCGAGCCCCTTTCTCCAAGGTGGAGAACGCCCTGCGCCGGATCCAGACCCTGCGCTCGGCCCTGCGCTCCAACGCCGACCCGAAAGCGGTCCTGGCCCTGGCCTGCCTGGAAGCCCAAGGATGCCTCTCATGA
- the metG gene encoding methionine--tRNA ligase produces the protein MPLMKKFYITTPIYYINAAPHIGHAYTTVAADALSRFLRSRGQPCHLLTGTDEHGAKIEQAAKDSGTTPQAYADRISEKFRELWRHLDVHYDDFIRTTEPRHEKRVQEVFATLLKSGDIYAGHYRGYYCIACETYWTKEQAAQPPKGKEGLFCPNQDCGRALQLVEEDSYFFRLSRYQERLLKHYAEHPEFLRPAHRGNEILSFVRSGLQDISVSRAKVKWGIPVPGDPGQTVYVWFDALLNYASACGEGATFQELWPADVHIVGKEIYRFHAVIWPAMLMALGLPLPSQVFAHGWWTVDGEKMSKSKGNFVDPYELTREFGVDAFRYFLLREIPFGHDGDFSREALRKRYNADLANDLGNLVSRVVEMVDKFLGGTLPKRPNPEKDFFPRSVAQKTKEIEARMNELDFSQALSLIWSVIGELNQRINEQAPWKVYKTDPEKVKVILFDLVWSLRIVAGWIEPFMPQTAAKIQAQLGVRQFPSPFTADKILAGETFSSGKITKGPVLFPRKQGT, from the coding sequence ATGCCTCTCATGAAAAAGTTTTACATCACCACTCCCATCTACTACATCAACGCAGCACCCCACATCGGCCACGCCTATACCACGGTCGCGGCGGACGCCTTGAGCCGATTCCTCAGGAGCAGGGGCCAACCTTGCCATCTCCTGACTGGGACCGACGAGCACGGAGCCAAGATCGAGCAGGCGGCCAAGGATTCGGGCACGACCCCCCAAGCCTACGCGGACCGGATTTCCGAGAAATTCCGGGAGCTCTGGCGCCACCTCGACGTGCATTATGACGATTTCATCCGCACCACGGAGCCGAGGCACGAGAAAAGGGTCCAGGAGGTATTCGCGACCCTGTTGAAGTCCGGCGACATCTACGCCGGGCATTACCGCGGCTATTACTGCATCGCCTGCGAGACGTATTGGACCAAGGAGCAGGCCGCGCAGCCACCCAAGGGCAAGGAGGGGCTTTTCTGCCCCAATCAGGACTGCGGTCGCGCCCTCCAGCTGGTGGAGGAGGACAGCTACTTCTTCCGCTTGTCCCGGTACCAGGAAAGGCTCCTGAAACATTACGCCGAGCATCCCGAGTTCCTGCGTCCCGCCCACCGAGGCAACGAGATACTGAGTTTCGTGCGTTCGGGCCTCCAGGACATTTCGGTTTCGCGGGCCAAGGTCAAATGGGGCATCCCGGTGCCGGGTGATCCCGGGCAGACGGTCTACGTCTGGTTCGACGCGCTTCTCAACTACGCCTCGGCCTGCGGGGAAGGGGCGACATTCCAGGAGCTTTGGCCCGCCGACGTCCACATCGTGGGCAAGGAGATTTACCGTTTCCACGCCGTGATCTGGCCGGCCATGCTCATGGCCTTGGGGCTTCCCCTACCGTCCCAAGTCTTCGCCCATGGCTGGTGGACGGTGGACGGCGAGAAAATGTCCAAATCCAAGGGGAACTTCGTCGACCCCTACGAACTCACCAGAGAGTTCGGGGTGGACGCTTTCCGCTATTTCCTCCTGCGCGAGATACCCTTCGGCCACGACGGGGATTTTTCCCGGGAGGCCCTGCGCAAGCGCTACAACGCCGATCTTGCCAATGACCTTGGGAACCTGGTGTCCCGGGTCGTGGAGATGGTGGACAAGTTCCTGGGCGGGACTTTGCCCAAGCGCCCCAACCCCGAGAAGGATTTTTTCCCCCGCTCCGTGGCCCAAAAAACAAAGGAGATCGAGGCCCGCATGAACGAACTCGACTTCAGCCAGGCCTTGAGCCTCATCTGGAGCGTGATCGGGGAGCTCAACCAAAGGATCAACGAGCAGGCTCCCTGGAAGGTCTACAAGACCGACCCAGAGAAGGTCAAGGTGATCCTCTTCGACTTGGTATGGTCCTTGCGCATCGTGGCGGGGTGGATCGAGCCCTTCATGCCCCAGACCGCGGCCAAGATCCAGGCTCAGCTCGGGGTGCGGCAGTTCCCGAGCCCGTTCACAGCCGATAAGATCCTGGCCGGAGAGACCTTCAGCTCCGGAAAAATCACTAAGGGCCCGGTTCTTTTCCCCCGGAAACAAGGGACCTGA
- the pssA gene encoding CDP-diacylglycerol--serine O-phosphatidyltransferase encodes MDKITLKRGGQVLAPSLFTVGNMACGFYSLLASQRGEFVPAATAIILGIFFDSLDGRVARLVHGESQFGIEFDSLSDFLTFGIAPAHMMYAFILKDYGAWGYPMAFFFALCGGLRLARFNAVAHDSGGSKSHFTGLPIPGGAGFLAAFVLLYQIVEEGRPTQTWKFLMDQIPFLYGLGPAMVVLIGLLMISTIPYPAFKQPNLFQFRSVVGVVGFVLGAWLIFIYPQNTLFLLALVYVLLGPVGWLVGLLRSLVSGGKEPGP; translated from the coding sequence ATGGACAAGATAACCTTGAAGCGGGGCGGCCAGGTCCTGGCTCCCTCCCTTTTCACCGTGGGGAACATGGCCTGCGGCTTTTACTCCCTGCTTGCCTCCCAAAGGGGGGAATTCGTCCCCGCGGCCACGGCCATCATCCTTGGCATATTCTTCGACTCGCTGGACGGGCGCGTGGCGCGGCTGGTTCATGGCGAGTCGCAGTTCGGCATCGAATTCGACTCCCTTTCTGATTTCCTGACCTTCGGCATCGCGCCGGCCCACATGATGTACGCCTTCATTCTCAAGGACTACGGCGCCTGGGGCTACCCCATGGCGTTCTTCTTCGCCCTCTGCGGCGGCTTGAGGCTGGCCCGCTTTAACGCCGTGGCCCATGACAGCGGCGGCAGCAAATCCCATTTTACCGGCCTGCCCATTCCCGGGGGCGCCGGGTTCCTGGCCGCCTTCGTCCTCCTTTACCAGATCGTCGAGGAGGGACGCCCCACCCAGACCTGGAAGTTCCTCATGGACCAGATTCCGTTCCTTTACGGCTTGGGCCCGGCCATGGTCGTGCTGATAGGGCTCTTGATGATCTCGACCATTCCTTACCCGGCCTTCAAGCAGCCCAATCTCTTCCAGTTCCGCTCGGTTGTGGGCGTGGTGGGCTTCGTTCTGGGGGCGTGGCTTATATTCATCTACCCGCAGAACACTTTGTTCCTGCTGGCCTTGGTTTATGTCCTTCTGGGGCCGGTGGGCTGGCTGGTCGGGCTTCTCAGGTCCCTTGTTTCCGGGGGAAAAGAACCGGGCCCTTAG
- a CDS encoding phosphatidylserine decarboxylase codes for MSIARQGWGFIACGMVAVLAGVLLAGAGGWRAPGLLLAGLGLVFSSFCAYFFRDPDRDCPADPSKIYSPGDGVVLSVTQEGPGDVTTVRVFLSIFDVHVQRAPCSGVVEKVHSQPGSFAAAMRDEAKVNERCVMTLRPDGRQEPLVAEQIAGLVARRIECWPKPGERLGAGARYGIIYFGSQVAVHLPASARASVKPGERVWAGLTPIGEWTR; via the coding sequence ATGAGCATAGCCAGGCAGGGATGGGGCTTTATTGCGTGCGGGATGGTGGCGGTTTTGGCGGGGGTGCTTCTCGCCGGTGCCGGAGGCTGGCGCGCGCCGGGGCTGCTTCTGGCCGGGCTGGGGCTGGTCTTCTCTTCCTTTTGCGCCTATTTCTTCCGCGACCCGGATCGCGACTGCCCGGCTGACCCATCCAAGATTTATTCCCCCGGCGACGGCGTGGTCCTGAGCGTGACCCAGGAGGGGCCCGGAGACGTGACCACGGTGCGGGTGTTCCTCTCTATTTTCGACGTGCACGTCCAGCGCGCGCCTTGCTCCGGCGTCGTGGAGAAGGTCCACAGCCAACCGGGGAGCTTCGCGGCCGCGATGCGGGACGAGGCCAAGGTCAATGAGCGCTGCGTCATGACCTTGAGGCCGGATGGCCGCCAGGAGCCGCTGGTTGCCGAGCAGATCGCGGGCCTTGTCGCGCGGCGCATCGAGTGCTGGCCAAAACCCGGCGAACGCCTGGGTGCTGGGGCCCGCTACGGGATCATCTATTTCGGCTCCCAGGTGGCCGTGCATCTGCCGGCCTCGGCGCGGGCCTCGGTCAAGCCCGGGGAGCGGGTCTGGGCGGGGCTTACCCCGATCGGCGAATGGACAAGATAA
- a CDS encoding LAGLIDADG family homing endonuclease — MIDYRSISPEKLWYLIGLIATDGNLSSDGRHIDITSKGRGFLANIRRELKISNKISIKRNGKGMVCYHIQTGGVEFYSYLLSIGLMKCSMVVKDLFGLPRISFLA; from the coding sequence ATGATTGATTATCGGTCAATTTCTCCTGAAAAGTTATGGTATCTGATCGGTCTTATCGCGACCGATGGGAATCTCAGTTCCGATGGCCGACATATTGACATTACTTCCAAGGGTCGGGGATTCCTCGCGAATATCAGGCGAGAGCTCAAAATTTCCAATAAAATATCCATCAAACGCAATGGTAAGGGCATGGTTTGCTATCATATACAAACTGGTGGGGTTGAATTTTATAGCTACTTGCTTTCAATTGGTTTAATGAAATGTTCAATGGTCGTTAAGGATTTATTCGGCCTCCCGCGAATTTCTTTTTTGGCTTAG